A window of the Deinococcus gobiensis I-0 genome harbors these coding sequences:
- the gap gene encoding type I glyceraldehyde-3-phosphate dehydrogenase, which yields MKVGINGFGRIGRLVFRNLVERGVEVVAINDLTDNKTLATLLKYDSTAGRFDGTVDYDDTSLTVNGQKVAALAERDPAAIPWGELGADIVIESTGIFTARDQASKHLTGGAKKVIITAPAKNEDISIVLGVNEQDYDPAAHNIISNASCTTNSLGAPMKLLDEAFGIEKAIMTTVHSYTNDQRVLDLPHSDLRRARAAAVNIIPTSTGAAKAVSQVYPALKGKFDGTSLRVPTPVGSISDVVVILGREVTAQEVNDVFRKAAEGSHKGIISYTEDPIVLQDIVGDPHSAIIDGGLTMAMGSLVKFFSWYDNEWGYSNRIADLVQLVQQKG from the coding sequence ATGAAAGTAGGCATCAACGGGTTCGGCCGCATCGGCCGTCTGGTCTTCCGCAACCTGGTCGAGCGTGGCGTGGAGGTCGTGGCGATCAACGACCTCACTGACAACAAGACCCTGGCGACCCTGCTCAAGTACGACTCGACCGCCGGACGCTTCGACGGCACCGTCGACTACGACGACACCAGCCTGACCGTCAACGGCCAGAAGGTGGCCGCCCTGGCCGAGCGCGACCCCGCCGCGATTCCCTGGGGCGAACTGGGCGCCGACATCGTGATCGAGTCGACGGGCATCTTCACGGCGCGCGACCAGGCCAGCAAGCACCTCACGGGCGGCGCCAAGAAGGTCATCATCACCGCGCCTGCCAAGAACGAGGACATCAGCATCGTGCTGGGCGTCAACGAGCAGGACTACGACCCGGCGGCACACAACATCATCAGCAACGCGAGCTGCACGACCAACTCGCTGGGCGCCCCCATGAAGCTGCTCGACGAGGCCTTCGGCATCGAGAAGGCCATCATGACCACCGTGCACAGCTACACCAACGACCAGCGCGTGCTGGACCTGCCGCACAGCGACCTGCGCCGCGCCCGCGCCGCCGCCGTGAACATCATCCCGACGAGCACCGGCGCGGCCAAGGCCGTTTCGCAGGTGTACCCGGCACTGAAGGGCAAGTTCGACGGCACCTCGCTGCGCGTGCCCACGCCGGTCGGCTCGATCAGCGACGTGGTGGTCATCCTGGGCCGCGAAGTGACCGCCCAGGAAGTCAACGACGTGTTCCGCAAGGCCGCCGAAGGCAGCCACAAGGGCATCATCAGCTACACCGAAGACCCCATCGTGCTTCAGGACATCGTGGGCGATCCGCACAGCGCGATCATCGACGGCGGCCTGACGATGGCGATGGGCAGCCTCGTCAAGTTCTTCTCGTGGTACGACAACGAGTGGGGCTACTCCAACCGCATCGCGGACCTCGTGCAGCTGGTTCAGCAGAAGGGCTGA
- a CDS encoding phosphoglycerate kinase, whose translation MQNLNTLDVQGKRVLVRVDYNVPVKGGVVQDTTRVTASLPTIRALQAAGARNIVLMSHFGRPKNGPEDKYSLAPVTPVLQEALGQPVTFLPGLPDSDETLSAVQALPEGAVALLENVRFAAGEEKNDAGLSSRFARLGDAFVLDAFGSAHRAHSSVSGVAAELPHAAGTLLQTEVDALSRLLENPERPYVVIIGGAKVSDKLKVIENLLPKVDRMLIGGGMAYTFIKAQGGKIGNSIHEDDQLGLAERLLAEYGDKLMLPTDVVAADRFAEDAQTQVVAANAIPEGWEGLDAGPETRRAYADALRGAKTVFWNGPLGVFEFAAFAGGTNAIAEAVANLQGAYTVIGGGDSVSAINQSGQGDRVSHISTGGGASLELLEGKKLPGVEAMR comes from the coding sequence ATGCAGAATCTGAATACCCTGGACGTGCAGGGCAAGCGCGTGCTCGTGCGCGTGGACTACAACGTGCCTGTCAAGGGCGGCGTGGTGCAGGACACCACCCGCGTCACCGCCAGCCTGCCCACCATCCGTGCGCTTCAGGCGGCGGGCGCGCGCAACATCGTCCTCATGAGCCACTTCGGCCGCCCGAAGAACGGCCCCGAGGACAAATACTCGCTCGCGCCGGTCACGCCCGTGCTGCAAGAAGCCCTGGGCCAGCCCGTGACCTTCCTGCCGGGCCTGCCCGACAGCGACGAGACATTGAGCGCCGTGCAGGCGCTGCCCGAGGGCGCGGTCGCGCTGCTGGAAAACGTGCGTTTCGCGGCCGGTGAGGAGAAGAACGACGCCGGCCTGAGCAGCCGCTTCGCGCGCCTGGGCGACGCCTTCGTGCTCGACGCCTTCGGCAGCGCGCACCGGGCGCACTCGTCGGTCAGCGGCGTGGCCGCCGAGCTGCCCCACGCGGCCGGCACGCTGCTCCAGACGGAAGTGGACGCCCTGTCGCGCCTGCTGGAGAACCCCGAACGGCCCTACGTGGTCATCATCGGCGGGGCGAAGGTGAGCGACAAGCTCAAGGTGATCGAGAACCTGCTGCCCAAGGTCGACCGCATGCTCATCGGCGGCGGCATGGCCTACACCTTCATCAAGGCGCAGGGCGGCAAGATCGGCAACAGCATCCACGAGGACGACCAGCTGGGCCTCGCCGAGCGCCTGCTGGCCGAGTACGGCGACAAGCTGATGCTCCCGACCGACGTGGTGGCCGCCGACCGCTTCGCGGAGGACGCGCAGACGCAGGTCGTGGCAGCCAACGCCATCCCCGAAGGCTGGGAAGGCCTGGACGCCGGTCCCGAGACGCGCCGCGCCTACGCCGACGCGCTGCGCGGCGCCAAGACAGTGTTCTGGAACGGGCCGCTGGGCGTGTTCGAGTTCGCGGCCTTCGCGGGCGGCACGAACGCCATCGCCGAAGCCGTGGCGAACCTGCAAGGCGCCTACACGGTCATCGGCGGCGGCGACTCGGTGAGCGCCATCAACCAGAGCGGCCAGGGTGACCGGGTGTCGCACATCAGCACGGGGGGCGGCGCGAGCCTGGAACTCCTCGAAGGCAAGAAGCTGCCCGGCGTGGAGGCGATGCGATGA